Below is a window of Stygiolobus azoricus DNA.
TGCTTTCAATTATCTCCTTATTCACTGAATTTGCCTTTATCTGATTTTGATATATCTCTGTCACATTCTTAGCATTCTTTATACTTTCCTTAATTTTCTTTAACTCATCTTTGAGTTGTTGAATTTCCTTTGATTTATTTTCTATGTCACTCTTGATAGCTACAATCTGATCACTTATTGTTTTTATCTGGTTATTTATGTCCTCTAATTCTTTCTTGAGTTTGTCTCTCTCCGCTTTCAGCTGTTGCAGAAGTTTTCTTTTCTCAGCAACTTGGTTACCCAATTCTAACATTTTTTGCCTTATATTAGATAGTTCCACTCTCTTAGCTAACAATTCCGCTTTACTTTCTACGTTCTTTTCCTTTAAAGAAGCTAGTTTCTTAGCAGTCTGTAACTTCCTTTCAAGTTCTGCAATTCTAAGAATAATCCTCTTTTCTTCTTCAAGTGAAAGAGTAGATGTTTGTAACTTCCACTCAAGCTGTTCAATTTTTTTCATTATCTGAACCGGATCTAACTTATCTTTTACCTTCTCTGCATTCTTAAGCTGTTCAAACTCCTTTCTTATCTCGCTAATTACTTGAACTAAGTTTTGCTTCTGCGCTTTTAACTGTCTTATTTCATCGACTTTGGACTTTAACTCCTCCCTAACTTGCGTAAGCTGTTCTCTTATAGACCTTATTTTTTCCACTTTTTCCCTTCTTTTTTCTTTTAGTTTTTTAACTTCTTCAATTAACTTTTCCTTCTTCTCTTTTAACTTTCTTATTTGCTCATATGCTAGTGAGAGCTTTTGTTGAATCTCGTCCTCTGAGGATTCAGCTGTTGACATTCACTTATCACTTTAATTCATAAAGATTTATTTTTATGTGTAAGTAGCCGTAAGTTAATAAAGTATTTAACCCATAATCTAAATCCCAAGCCGAACGCCATTTTACGTTCTCTTATGCTGGTATTATTATAAATACTATCTAATATACAAAATGAGATTTGGATCTTATGACAAAAATTAGACTTCTTGAAACTGGAAATTTTTATAAAATCAGTCTAGGTAATAAATGGCTGCTTGAAGGAAAAAGAGAGATTGATTATTCTAAGTATAACTACATAGGAAAGATTATAGTTACAGAAAGTGGAAAAAGAATAGCAAAGGTTTTAGATATTATAGGTAATGTAAATAGACCGTTCATCTTAGCAGAACCTCTTACTAACGAGAAGCCTACTGGGAAATTATTCATTGAAATCGTAGAAAGAAAGAAAGGAGGTAGAAGAAAATGACCAAGTGCCCTAATTGTGGCTCTTCTGATTCGATAACTTTTGATCCCGAGAGGGGAATTCATGTATGTACCAGTTGCGGGTTCGTCATAGACGATATGATAATAGATCAAGGACCAGAGTGGAGAGCGTACACGACTGAAGATCGAATGGAAAGGGAGAGAACAGGGTCTCCAATAACAGCTAAGGTACACGATTTTGGCATAACAACAAAAATCGGATATTCCAGAGTCAAGGACAAGGCTAAGATACATAGATTAAGACTGATGCAAAACAAATTAAGAGTACCTGCTAAGGAGAGAAAATTAGTAACTTACTTGTCGGTATTGAATAGCGAAGCATCTAAACTAAACTTACCTGATCATGTAAAGGAAACTGCAGCGTTACTGACAAGAAGGATAATAGAAGAAGGAAAAGCTAAGAGAATAGATATGTATACTCTAATTGCTGGAATTCTATACTATTCCTGCCAGGTTAACAAGATTCCCAGATCATTGCAAGAGATAAAAAATTTATATAATGTCTCCTCATCTGATTTGTGGAAAGCTCTAGAGAGAATTCAAAGCGTGGCAAAAAGCGTTCAGGGGTTTAAGCCTACTATCAAACCTACTGAATATATACCGAAAATAATCGAAAAGTTAAACTTACCTCCTTACGTCTCTACTAAAGCATCAGAACTAGTAGATTTAATGCATAAAAACGGACTTACGAGTGGAAAGGGTTATACTGCACTTGCGGCTGCCAGTGTGTACTTAATAAGTACATTAATGGATGTAAAGAGAACTCAGAAAGAGGTGGCAGAAGCACTAAATATTACGGAAGTAACCATAAGAAATAGATACAAAGAAATAATCAGCAATTTCGACATAGAAGTGAAATTATGAGAGGGAAAAATAAATAAGCCTTAAAGAATATATTATAATATACTCATCGGTGATTTTAGAATGGAATCAAGTTCCTCATCATACGAGGATCTTATTTATCAAAAGATAAAGGAGGCGGGCGAAAAAGGAATTCCCTTAAAAGAACTCATTAAGGAACTCGGGCTTGATAGTAGGACAGCTAATCTCGCCATACGTAAGTTAATGAATAAGAAAGTTATAAGGAAGAGTTCAGTTAAAGAAAATGGCAAGACAGTTGTTAAGTATTTTATTAATGAGGAGCCGACACTCATAACGGTTAATTTAGACAATATAATTGAGATACCTTGTTTTACGTGCAAGAATTTGACTAAATGTGGAAATGGAAGTGTGGTCTCACCCACAACCTGTACCTACTTATCCAAGTTTATACTAATGAACATAAAAGGAGCTAGTTAACCTTAATACACTCTATAACTTCTTCAAAGTTTTTATTGGTTTTTATTCCTACAGTATCAAAGTGAGTAGCTGAAGCTTCTTTTAAACATTTTATGACTTTATCTTTAGGTGGTACGTTTCTTTTCAATCTGGGCGAAATAAAATCAAGTTTATAATAAGGTTCTTTATATTCTGCTTCGACTGAAATTAGCGAGATTAACCTAGATATAGTACTATATGTAGATAGATAATTAAAGTGAACTAACTCCTCTTTAATCTTATTGATCATATTTTTATCGTAAATTTCCCCATCCCAAGCAGGGCCGTACGCTTTCATTGATGCCCCACATTTGGGGCATGTGACATGTTGATAATAAACTGACTTATCTCTATAACCACACTTTGGACATTCATAATAGTAAACTAGTCTAGAAAGTAAACTGTCTGCCTTTTTAGCACCACCTTCTACCTTAAAAAATACCCTATAATAGTAGTCATGATAGAAGGAGAATACTGGTATTGCAGCTTTCTCTACTACTGCAGCTTCCCTTATCGCTTTTCCTATTAGCCCCCTTATTCCGACCTCTTTCGAAAAACTTAGTCTATCACAAATAATATCGTATTTTCTTCTAGCTGAGGATTTAGAGGAACAAACTAGAGCTGATAGATCAGTAGCAGTAATCCCGACATAGCCCCCTCTTATAACTGAGTGGAAAGATGCTAGTAGGAAAGGTGCAGGTGTTCCAAAGGGATCAATGTCTACGAAGTCAGCTTTAACTTCATAAAGTATGGAGTTTGCATCTTTATTAAATACCTCACCTATAACGTTATTGATCTTTATATTTTCATTAATTAATTCAATAGCTTCTTTACTTAAATCATTAAATATCACTTCTTCGACGCCTTTTACCTCTTTAAAGTACCTTATTCCTCTTATTCCAGTTGCTGACAGTGCATCTACTATGCGTCTAGGTCTAATTATATTCAAAAATAGCACACTTATGTCTCTATTCAATTCCATTCTTGGGTTGTAGAAAACTGGAGCCCAACTAGGATCGAACTTATCTTCTTTTTCATATTCCTTAGGATCTGGGACTAGAATTTCAGCTTTTCCTTCTCGTATTTTAGTTAATTTCATTTTCGATCTTATCTATATCTTCTACAGTGTATGCATTGAAACTCTCTTTTTCATAAGCCTTGAGCGTCTTAGATGTTTTGGCAATGACCACTAGTTCACCGTTAACTTTAGAAACTAACTTACTTGCCTCATTAAATTTCTTTAGAGAAGTTGAAACGTTTTCTGTTTCAATACAGAAGAACATCTTTCTATTATCTCTGGAAGCCGCAAGGTCTACAGTAGTAAAATTAAACCTGACAATCTTATATCCGTTTCCCGCTAACTTTTTAACTAATAAGCTTGTTACATCTTTATCATTCCTTACAATCAAATCCTTGTCATCAACTTTTACATCTTCTGTCTTAAAATCGCTTATTATGTCCCCTAATATTCTTTCTCCGAACATATCTACTAGTTTTTCGGCTACGTCAATTGATACGTATGAGTCCTCTTTTTCATAATCATAAATCGAAATCCTAGATACTCCCAGCTTCTCTGCCAATTCACCCAAGCTCATACCTTTTTCTTCTCTTATCTTTCTAAGTTCTTTAGAGTTTATCTTTACGAAAATTCCTCCTCTGGTTTTTAGCAAGAATATTTTCTCACCGCTAACTACTTTCTCAAACGTAGTGGAGCTCATTACCAGCACCTTATCCCTATCATTTATAACTTCCTCGTCTACCTGATCGTCTATTAAGATAGGTAATGCACCACTTAACGTAGCCATTTTCTTTAAGTCTTTTACTAGTTTGTTGTTATGGACGTATTTGCTGGAAGTTACTTTTAGTATGAATGAACGCGAGTTATTTGTACTATCGCTCTTCTTTCTTGCAATTATATCTATAGATTTATTTTTTTCTGGATAGTGAATGATAGAATAATCATAGTACCCCCTTAACAAAACTCTTTCTATCTCGTTAATAGTACTCATCGTTTTCATCACCACTACTAAGAGAGCCTAATGGACTTAATGTAATAAACACGAGAGACTTATATTCTTTTATAATCTTTTCTACATCACCTATTGTCATATAACTTTTTATATCTTTCTTCAATAACACTGAAATTGCCTTATTTTCCCACTCTGAACCATTTAAAACATACTCACCTGGATTTAGAGTTTTAACAATTACAAAAGGGATCTTAACCAAATCCCATAAGTAAAGGGGGAGATTTTTAGATAGTTTTTCTAACTCTTCCTTCTTGAAGTAGTGTTTAAAACCGCCGTTAACTTTTACGTAATTGTTACCGTCTAGAGCTTGCTTTAACGTTACGAATTCTTGTGGGTAATAAGAAATAGTTCCTTTAATCCCTATGTCGAAAATTTTATCGAACATGGTTTCACTTAAGTCTCGCCAATACCATCGCGTGATCTTTGTCGTAAGGGTCTAGTTGAATTACTTCGATCACGTCGAATCCTTTTTCTTCTAATTTTTTAACCTCACTCTTATAGATTTCTTTGGGATCTTTAGTTACGTCTATACTTCTGGCCTTTATTGCCATCATTAGATAACCTTTATCCTTCAAGAAAAACTCAGCATTATAAATTGCTATATCGGTCTCATTTGGCTGTGCGATATCTACATAAACTACATCAACATCCTCAACTAGAGCCCTATAGTATTGTGGAAATCTAGCATCTGCCAAAATAGGGAATAAATTAGGTCTGTGCTGGGCAACCAGAATAAGTTCCCTGACTACTCTAGGAGAGAACTCAACAGCATAAACTTTACCTTGCATTTCAACAATATCCGATACGTGACTTGGAGTTGTTCCTGAAGCAGCTCCTAGATAAAGAACCTTTGTATTCCTTGTTATTGGATTGTGTTTAAGCCCTTTCTGAATTGCTCCTGCAAGCTTACTTCTAAAGGAGTTCCATTCCCTATATTCAATACCGTTTACTTTGATCAATCTCTCGCCGTAAACATTATGGCCTGGTGCTAGATTCTTCGTACAAAGCCTTATAGTCCCGTCATTATATACGCACTCGTAGATGTTATCAAACTCGCTTTTCTGAACCTTGACTGCTTCTGACATAATTTCTCACTCTCGCTTGTTCTTCTTTTTTCTCTTTTCATCCTTTTTACCTTTTTGTTTCGGCTTAGGTTGTTGCTCCTGAACTTTTTTAGGTGGAGGCTGAGCATACTTTGTCTTAATCTCTTCGATCCTCTTCTTAAGTTCCTCATTTAACTTGTCACCAATGAACCTACCGCTGAACTGATCTACTCTAGCAGCTATTGCTAACTTTGCTGCTAAAGCTCTAGCAATTTTACCCCTCTGCCATCTGGGGGATGTGTGAATATCAGGATATTGAAAGATAACACCGTGCTTTGGTGGTCTACCTTTCTTTCTTAACGCCCTAAAGAGTGCTTTTTCAGCTCCTAAGACTTGTATAGTACTTGCTGGCATTTTAGCTAAGTCCTCAAGACTTCCTGCTAAACTTAAAAGCCTAGCACCCAGAGTAGGCCCCACAAGTGCAGTTATATTTGGAGCAACTTCTTTCATTACCGACTCTATGTAATCAGTTAGCTCTCTTCTAATTCTATATAACTCTAAGACAGTATCACTTAGCATTCTAACTGACTTAATATCTACATCTGTAATATCTGCTCCAATACTTTTTTTAGCCGCAGTAAGAAGTCTCTGTGATTTCTCTTTGCTTAATCCCAATTCTATCAGTCCTTCCTCATTTATCTCGTCCCTATAGCCGAACTTGGAAACTATTGACGCATATAATTCATGATCATCAATTAAATTATCCAATTCTGGGAAATGGATACTGTACCATTCCCTTAATCTCTCGGAGAATAAGTTGATAGTCTTATCTATATCATCAATTGCTCTTATAGCCTGAATCGCTAGTAGATCCCTTTTACTTGCTGCACCCCTTAATTTCCTTCTCGTATATTCAAAGGATACCTCATACAAGAAGGAGTAAAGTTCTTCTTCCGATGAGACAAACTTAGTTTCTAAAGCTACTTTAGGAAGAGATTGTCTGAAAGTCTTACTTCCAATATTATGAATTTCTACTGATGCCTTCACTCCACTCTTTTGAAGTTCTGGTATTTCAGCCTCATTCTCAACTACAACCTCGTCTGGCCTTAACTTACTTATTAATTCTTTTGCTGAGGGTAGGGGGGTTCCCTTCTCGTTTTCTATAAGAGCTTCCACAACCTTTCCTAAATCTTTAGGATTTAGTACGTAATCTAATAGCTTCCCTTGCTCGTCATATGCAAAGGATCCTATCGCGTGCTCTACTAAGTATATTTTCATCAATTATCAAACCCATTATTTAACATTTAAGTTTAAATTTTTCCTTTACTCATTTTATTTATGCCATCCCACGGTTCATTAACAAAGGCTGGTAAAGTAAGGAACGCTACACCTAAAATGCCTAAAAAGGAGAAGCACAAAGAAGTGCCGAGAGTTAGGAACAAGCTAGAGTACGAGAAGAGAGTACTTAAGGCATCACAAGCTAAAGCTAGGTAAAGATTTTTAGTCCCAGTTTTTCTCCTTTTATTATGTCTGAAACTTACGCAGGTAAGGCACTTGATTTTTTAAAGAAATTTAACTTACAAGAAGGGGATACCATAGAGCTTACAAAAAATGGGTTAATACTAAAAGGAATTATAATGCCCTCTTACTCTTCATCTGATGACATTTTAGTCATAAAACTTGATAACGGATATAACATCGGTATATCCGTAGATAGTATATCCGAAGTTAAGCTGATAAAGAGAGGAGAAAAAAGAGAGGAGAAAAAGACAGAGGAGAAAGCGGTTAAAGACAAGAGTGAAGTTATCATAATCAGCACTGGAGGCACTATAGTAAGCAAAATAGAATACGATACCGGTGCTGTAAGACCTGCTTTAACAACTGAAGAGATTCTTAAGTTCATGCCTGAGATAAACGAGATAGCTAAAATTGACGCAAAAGTCTTGTTTTCCATACTTAGTGAGAATATGAAGCCTGAATACTGGATAAAAATAGCAAATGAAGTAAAGAATGCTTTAGATAAGGGAGCAAAAGGGGTAGTTGTCGCTCACGGAACTGATACTATGGCTTACACAGCATCAGCTTTAGCATTCTCGCTTAAGAGCCTAACCGGACCGGTAGTTATGGTAGGGTCTCAGAGGAGTAGTGATAGACCAAGCAGCGACGCGCCTATAAACCTTTTGACTTCCGTTCTGGTAGCAAAAGATGCTCCGTTTGCTGAAGTTACGGTTAATATGCATGGGGAATCATCCGATACTTACACCTTAGTCCACAGAGGTGTAAAAGTTAGAAAAATGCATACAAGTAGAAGAGATGCATTTCAAAGTGTTAATGACATTCCATTGGCTAAGGTGTATTATAGGGAAAGAAAAATAGAGATTCTCAGAGACGATTACATAAGGAAGAAGGACGCTAACGAAGTAGACGCTAAGTTCGACCCTAACGTCTTCCTATTAAAGTACTATCCTGGTCTATCGCCGGATATAATCGATTACTTAATGAATAAGGGTGTAAAAGGTATTATAGTCGAGGGAACTGGTTTAGGGCACACATCTTCCGAATTTTATAATGCGTTCAAGAAAGCTACTAAGGACGGTATATTCGTAGGGATGACTTCACAGTGCTTGTTCGGGAGGGTAAATATGAACGTTTATACTACGGGAAGACTCCTTCAGGAAGCTGGGGTAGTACCTTTAGAGGATATGTTACCTGAAACAGCTTTGGTCAAGCTCATGTGGGTTTTAGCTCATGAAACAGACTTAGATAAGGTTAAAGAGCTTATGCTCACTAATTTTGTAGGAGAAATTAATCCGATTCACGTTCCCGAAATGTATCCCAGGTGGTATCATGACAGAATTAGATTACAGTAAGTTAGGGTTAAAAGTAGGATTGGAAATACATCAGCAATTAAATACCTCTCACAAACTATTCTGCAACTGTGATACATCTCTAAATGAAACATTTCATGCATCATTAGAGAGATATCTAAGACCCTCATTCAGCGAGTTAGGAGAAGTAGATATAGCTGCTTTGTTCGAGTGGCAAAAAGGTAAGAAATATGTTTATAAGTTACCAAAAAACTCATGCCTCGTCGAATGCGATGAGGAGCCCCCTCATTTGATCAACGAAGAGGCTTTGGGCATAGTCACGGCCATAGCCCTTTCACTCCACAGTACGTTAGTTGACGAAGTTTACGTAATGAGGAAAACAGTTATAGATGGCTCCAATACTTCCGGCTTTCAGAGAACAGCTATTATAGCTTTGGGAGGATACATAGAAGTAGATGGTAATAAGATAGGTATACAAACAATAGCCCTAGAAGAAGACGCATCGAGAAAAATAAGTGATAATAAAGATGAAATCGTCTACAACCTAGATAGGCTAGGCGTACCGTTAATAGAGATCTCCACGGCCCCGGACATACATACACCAGAACAAGCTGAAAAGGTAGCCTTTGCAATTGGTCAGCTGTTGAGAATGACCGGAAAAGTAAAAAGAGGAATAGGGA
It encodes the following:
- a CDS encoding transcription initiation factor IIB, which encodes MTKCPNCGSSDSITFDPERGIHVCTSCGFVIDDMIIDQGPEWRAYTTEDRMERERTGSPITAKVHDFGITTKIGYSRVKDKAKIHRLRLMQNKLRVPAKERKLVTYLSVLNSEASKLNLPDHVKETAALLTRRIIEEGKAKRIDMYTLIAGILYYSCQVNKIPRSLQEIKNLYNVSSSDLWKALERIQSVAKSVQGFKPTIKPTEYIPKIIEKLNLPPYVSTKASELVDLMHKNGLTSGKGYTALAAASVYLISTLMDVKRTQKEVAEALNITEVTIRNRYKEIISNFDIEVKL
- the gatD gene encoding Glu-tRNA(Gln) amidotransferase subunit GatD encodes the protein MSETYAGKALDFLKKFNLQEGDTIELTKNGLILKGIIMPSYSSSDDILVIKLDNGYNIGISVDSISEVKLIKRGEKREEKKTEEKAVKDKSEVIIISTGGTIVSKIEYDTGAVRPALTTEEILKFMPEINEIAKIDAKVLFSILSENMKPEYWIKIANEVKNALDKGAKGVVVAHGTDTMAYTASALAFSLKSLTGPVVMVGSQRSSDRPSSDAPINLLTSVLVAKDAPFAEVTVNMHGESSDTYTLVHRGVKVRKMHTSRRDAFQSVNDIPLAKVYYRERKIEILRDDYIRKKDANEVDAKFDPNVFLLKYYPGLSPDIIDYLMNKGVKGIIVEGTGLGHTSSEFYNAFKKATKDGIFVGMTSQCLFGRVNMNVYTTGRLLQEAGVVPLEDMLPETALVKLMWVLAHETDLDKVKELMLTNFVGEINPIHVPEMYPRWYHDRIRLQ
- a CDS encoding helix-turn-helix domain-containing protein, which produces MSTINEIERVLLRGYYDYSIIHYPEKNKSIDIIARKKSDSTNNSRSFILKVTSSKYVHNNKLVKDLKKMATLSGALPILIDDQVDEEVINDRDKVLVMSSTTFEKVVSGEKIFLLKTRGGIFVKINSKELRKIREEKGMSLGELAEKLGVSRISIYDYEKEDSYVSIDVAEKLVDMFGERILGDIISDFKTEDVKVDDKDLIVRNDKDVTSLLVKKLAGNGYKIVRFNFTTVDLAASRDNRKMFFCIETENVSTSLKKFNEASKLVSKVNGELVVIAKTSKTLKAYEKESFNAYTVEDIDKIENEIN
- a CDS encoding fibrillarin-like rRNA/tRNA 2'-O-methyltransferase; translation: MSEAVKVQKSEFDNIYECVYNDGTIRLCTKNLAPGHNVYGERLIKVNGIEYREWNSFRSKLAGAIQKGLKHNPITRNTKVLYLGAASGTTPSHVSDIVEMQGKVYAVEFSPRVVRELILVAQHRPNLFPILADARFPQYYRALVEDVDVVYVDIAQPNETDIAIYNAEFFLKDKGYLMMAIKARSIDVTKDPKEIYKSEVKKLEEKGFDVIEVIQLDPYDKDHAMVLARLK
- a CDS encoding H/ACA RNA-protein complex protein Gar1, producing the protein MTKIRLLETGNFYKISLGNKWLLEGKREIDYSKYNYIGKIIVTESGKRIAKVLDIIGNVNRPFILAEPLTNEKPTGKLFIEIVERKKGGRRK
- a CDS encoding DUF61 family protein — encoded protein: MFDKIFDIGIKGTISYYPQEFVTLKQALDGNNYVKVNGGFKHYFKKEELEKLSKNLPLYLWDLVKIPFVIVKTLNPGEYVLNGSEWENKAISVLLKKDIKSYMTIGDVEKIIKEYKSLVFITLSPLGSLSSGDENDEYY
- a CDS encoding coiled-coil protein, which translates into the protein MSTAESSEDEIQQKLSLAYEQIRKLKEKKEKLIEEVKKLKEKRREKVEKIRSIREQLTQVREELKSKVDEIRQLKAQKQNLVQVISEIRKEFEQLKNAEKVKDKLDPVQIMKKIEQLEWKLQTSTLSLEEEKRIILRIAELERKLQTAKKLASLKEKNVESKAELLAKRVELSNIRQKMLELGNQVAEKRKLLQQLKAERDKLKKELEDINNQIKTISDQIVAIKSDIENKSKEIQQLKDELKKIKESIKNAKNVTEIYQNQIKANSVNKEIIESKRKEIEEKLKTNKRLSFDELLILYYNQNDDNGEDSGNIH
- a CDS encoding C/D box methylation guide ribonucleoprotein complex aNOP56 subunit (functions along with aFIB and aL7a; guides 2'-O-methylation of ribose to specific sites in RNAs) codes for the protein MKIYLVEHAIGSFAYDEQGKLLDYVLNPKDLGKVVEALIENEKGTPLPSAKELISKLRPDEVVVENEAEIPELQKSGVKASVEIHNIGSKTFRQSLPKVALETKFVSSEEELYSFLYEVSFEYTRRKLRGAASKRDLLAIQAIRAIDDIDKTINLFSERLREWYSIHFPELDNLIDDHELYASIVSKFGYRDEINEEGLIELGLSKEKSQRLLTAAKKSIGADITDVDIKSVRMLSDTVLELYRIRRELTDYIESVMKEVAPNITALVGPTLGARLLSLAGSLEDLAKMPASTIQVLGAEKALFRALRKKGRPPKHGVIFQYPDIHTSPRWQRGKIARALAAKLAIAARVDQFSGRFIGDKLNEELKKRIEEIKTKYAQPPPKKVQEQQPKPKQKGKKDEKRKKKNKRE
- a CDS encoding 30S ribosomal protein S30e, producing MPSHGSLTKAGKVRNATPKMPKKEKHKEVPRVRNKLEYEKRVLKASQAKAR
- a CDS encoding tRNA (guanine(26)-N(2))-dimethyltransferase, producing MKLTKIREGKAEILVPDPKEYEKEDKFDPSWAPVFYNPRMELNRDISVLFLNIIRPRRIVDALSATGIRGIRYFKEVKGVEEVIFNDLSKEAIELINENIKINNVIGEVFNKDANSILYEVKADFVDIDPFGTPAPFLLASFHSVIRGGYVGITATDLSALVCSSKSSARRKYDIICDRLSFSKEVGIRGLIGKAIREAAVVEKAAIPVFSFYHDYYYRVFFKVEGGAKKADSLLSRLVYYYECPKCGYRDKSVYYQHVTCPKCGASMKAYGPAWDGEIYDKNMINKIKEELVHFNYLSTYSTISRLISLISVEAEYKEPYYKLDFISPRLKRNVPPKDKVIKCLKEASATHFDTVGIKTNKNFEEVIECIKVN
- a CDS encoding winged helix-turn-helix domain-containing protein, whose translation is MESSSSSYEDLIYQKIKEAGEKGIPLKELIKELGLDSRTANLAIRKLMNKKVIRKSSVKENGKTVVKYFINEEPTLITVNLDNIIEIPCFTCKNLTKCGNGSVVSPTTCTYLSKFILMNIKGAS